The proteins below are encoded in one region of Salmo salar chromosome ssa02, Ssal_v3.1, whole genome shotgun sequence:
- the LOC106581956 gene encoding deoxyribonuclease-2-alpha isoform X2, with product MLSLVVLMILFQPEEAGSSPISCYNDQGEAVDWFYLYKLPHVDRGLLNGGQSYLLMDKGSEGWTDGNVLVNDSTGALGRTVGQLYEQGKNDDIAYILYNDQRPPEEGERGFGFLSSRGGHTKGVVLLDKTQGYWLVHSTPHFPPVKEIGQYSYPGSGVQNGQNFICVTYPLERFQAIAEQLQINQPNVYDCGVPASLASLVPALADVCNNSQGQMAYSSLPHTQPASNRSVPLTSLGGTEFISFAKGRSFNNDLYHSWVAPSLQSDLLVQFWIRSTGILPSDCSLGWKVLDIQLISPGGRITFKASNDHSKWAVSTTGGGLDGAAGWVCVGDINRNEAEEKRGGGTVCLQDATVWKAYRTAALECEMCGGGTSGCDVGVEDARHYQGDMNQ from the exons ATGTTGTCACTCGTTGTCCTGATGATCCTGTTTCAACCAGAAGAGGCAGGCTCCTCACCTATCTCCTGTTACAATGATCAAGGGGAAGCTGTTGACTG GTTCTATCTCTACAAACTCCCCCATGTTGATCGTGGACTTCTCAACGGCGGACAGAGTTATCTACTGATGGACAAAGGGAGCGAGGGATGGACGGATGGAAACGTGTTGGTGAATGACAGCACTGGAGCCCTGGGGAGGACAGTGGGCCAGCTGTATGAGCAGGGGAAG AATGATGACATTGCATACATCCTGTACAATGACCAGAGACCACccgaggagggagaaagaggattTGGTTTCCTTAGTAGCCGAGGTGGCCACACTAAAG gTGTTGTCTTATTGGACAAGACACAGGGCTATTGGTTGGTCCACAGCACCCCTCATTTCCCCCCTGTAAAGGAAATAGGGCAATATTCCTACCCAGGTAGTGGTGTACAGAACGGACAGAACTTCATCTGTGTGACCTACCCACTGGAACGCTTTCAGGCCATTG CGGAGCAGTTGCAGATCAACCAGCCCAATGTGTATGACTGTGGTGTCCCTGCTTCCTTGGCCTCTCTGGTGCCCGCACTGGCTGACGTCTGTAACAACAGCCAAGGGCAGATGGCCTATAGCAGCTTACCGCACACCCAACCTGCATCCAATCGCAGTGTGCCTCTCACCTCATTGGGTGGAACCGAGTTCATCAGCTTTGCCAAGGGGAGATCATTCAATAATG ATCTGTACCACTCCTGggtggctccctccctccagtcagacCTCCTAGTCCAGTTCTGGATCCGCTCCACTGGCATCCTGCCCTCTGACTGCTCCCTGGGCTGGAAGGTCCTGGACATCCAGCTTATCTCCCCAGGCGGCAGGATCACCTTCAAGGCCTCCAACGACCACTCCAAGTGGGCCGTGAGTACCACCGGGGGTGGGTTGGATGGAGCtgctggctgggtgtgtgtgggcGACATCAACCGCAACGAggctgaggagaagagagggggcggGACGGTGTGTCTGCAGGACGCCACGGTGTGGAAGGCCTATCGGACAGCGGCGCTGGAGTGTGAGATGTGCGGGGGTGGGACTAGCGGGTGTGATGTGGGCGTAGAGGATGCAAGGCACTACCAGGGAGATATGAATCAGTAA
- the LOC106581956 gene encoding deoxyribonuclease-2-alpha isoform X1, translating into MSADLGLNQSLLIIGEQRKRSGIGFKMLSLVVLMILFQPEEAGSSPISCYNDQGEAVDWFYLYKLPHVDRGLLNGGQSYLLMDKGSEGWTDGNVLVNDSTGALGRTVGQLYEQGKNDDIAYILYNDQRPPEEGERGFGFLSSRGGHTKGVVLLDKTQGYWLVHSTPHFPPVKEIGQYSYPGSGVQNGQNFICVTYPLERFQAIAEQLQINQPNVYDCGVPASLASLVPALADVCNNSQGQMAYSSLPHTQPASNRSVPLTSLGGTEFISFAKGRSFNNDLYHSWVAPSLQSDLLVQFWIRSTGILPSDCSLGWKVLDIQLISPGGRITFKASNDHSKWAVSTTGGGLDGAAGWVCVGDINRNEAEEKRGGGTVCLQDATVWKAYRTAALECEMCGGGTSGCDVGVEDARHYQGDMNQ; encoded by the exons ATGTCCGCAGACCTGGGTCTGAATCAGTCCCTCCTGATTATAGGAGAACAAAGAAAACGCAGTGGAATTGGCTTCAAG ATGTTGTCACTCGTTGTCCTGATGATCCTGTTTCAACCAGAAGAGGCAGGCTCCTCACCTATCTCCTGTTACAATGATCAAGGGGAAGCTGTTGACTG GTTCTATCTCTACAAACTCCCCCATGTTGATCGTGGACTTCTCAACGGCGGACAGAGTTATCTACTGATGGACAAAGGGAGCGAGGGATGGACGGATGGAAACGTGTTGGTGAATGACAGCACTGGAGCCCTGGGGAGGACAGTGGGCCAGCTGTATGAGCAGGGGAAG AATGATGACATTGCATACATCCTGTACAATGACCAGAGACCACccgaggagggagaaagaggattTGGTTTCCTTAGTAGCCGAGGTGGCCACACTAAAG gTGTTGTCTTATTGGACAAGACACAGGGCTATTGGTTGGTCCACAGCACCCCTCATTTCCCCCCTGTAAAGGAAATAGGGCAATATTCCTACCCAGGTAGTGGTGTACAGAACGGACAGAACTTCATCTGTGTGACCTACCCACTGGAACGCTTTCAGGCCATTG CGGAGCAGTTGCAGATCAACCAGCCCAATGTGTATGACTGTGGTGTCCCTGCTTCCTTGGCCTCTCTGGTGCCCGCACTGGCTGACGTCTGTAACAACAGCCAAGGGCAGATGGCCTATAGCAGCTTACCGCACACCCAACCTGCATCCAATCGCAGTGTGCCTCTCACCTCATTGGGTGGAACCGAGTTCATCAGCTTTGCCAAGGGGAGATCATTCAATAATG ATCTGTACCACTCCTGggtggctccctccctccagtcagacCTCCTAGTCCAGTTCTGGATCCGCTCCACTGGCATCCTGCCCTCTGACTGCTCCCTGGGCTGGAAGGTCCTGGACATCCAGCTTATCTCCCCAGGCGGCAGGATCACCTTCAAGGCCTCCAACGACCACTCCAAGTGGGCCGTGAGTACCACCGGGGGTGGGTTGGATGGAGCtgctggctgggtgtgtgtgggcGACATCAACCGCAACGAggctgaggagaagagagggggcggGACGGTGTGTCTGCAGGACGCCACGGTGTGGAAGGCCTATCGGACAGCGGCGCTGGAGTGTGAGATGTGCGGGGGTGGGACTAGCGGGTGTGATGTGGGCGTAGAGGATGCAAGGCACTACCAGGGAGATATGAATCAGTAA